The Hyperthermus butylicus DSM 5456 genome includes a region encoding these proteins:
- a CDS encoding Na+/H+ antiporter NhaC family protein translates to MADFGPLSLLPPLLAIILAIVTRQVLLALFAGIWVGAFMLALAGAAGPAGYAVSVFRATSQSLAWIIENATDSWNATILVFNFVIGAFVGILYVSGALHSVAAALTRKVRSARQASLLAYILGWTIFFDDYTNTVVVGNTVRPLTDSLRVSRELLSYIVDSTAAPVAGLLIISTWIGYEVGLIRDSFTTLAEEAGKGVLPYAPDPANAMYAWIMSVPYRFYSILALTLVLIVILTRRHYGPMLEAEHRAVKTGKVLRDGAQPLMPTETVLGEPSQKQAPPWIFPLSILALVAATLVGMWLTGADDPSKWWETDFATALMNADAATALLWGSFAGYIAAAALILATGTLSLSRLMEYTVRGMYLMVLANTILLLAWSLKSAADAVGTADYIVSTVAAAGVHPFLIPPLIFAASAFISFTTGTSWGTFAIMMPIAIPLAWKLAIQHGLDPATTELVTYAAIASVFAGGVFGDHCSPISDTTIMSSMFTGADHIDHVNTQIPYALTTAAVSLVLYTLFAAGITHPAILLPIGVILLAALHRLLNISYAKRRGLPPVVPNYVLQEV, encoded by the coding sequence ATGGCCGACTTTGGCCCCCTCTCGCTCCTCCCGCCCCTCCTAGCAATAATCCTGGCTATAGTGACGAGGCAGGTACTCCTAGCACTCTTTGCAGGCATCTGGGTAGGAGCCTTCATGCTAGCTCTAGCCGGCGCAGCGGGCCCTGCCGGCTATGCTGTGTCGGTTTTCAGGGCTACCTCACAGAGCCTTGCATGGATAATCGAGAATGCGACCGATAGCTGGAATGCGACAATACTGGTTTTCAACTTCGTAATCGGAGCCTTCGTCGGTATACTCTACGTTTCCGGCGCGCTACACTCGGTGGCAGCCGCCCTTACGAGGAAGGTGAGGAGTGCACGGCAAGCAAGCCTGCTGGCATACATACTGGGCTGGACGATATTCTTCGACGACTACACCAACACGGTCGTCGTAGGCAACACGGTAAGGCCGCTGACTGACAGTCTGAGGGTGAGCAGGGAACTACTAAGCTACATCGTGGATTCCACGGCCGCGCCCGTAGCAGGACTACTAATCATATCGACATGGATAGGCTACGAGGTCGGCCTAATCAGGGACTCCTTCACAACTCTGGCTGAAGAGGCGGGGAAGGGAGTCCTACCCTACGCGCCAGACCCCGCCAACGCCATGTATGCATGGATAATGTCTGTACCCTACCGCTTCTACAGCATACTAGCACTCACCCTAGTCCTCATAGTCATACTGACAAGGAGACACTATGGCCCAATGCTAGAGGCGGAGCACAGGGCGGTGAAGACGGGCAAAGTGCTACGCGATGGCGCACAGCCGCTAATGCCTACAGAAACCGTGCTAGGAGAGCCGTCCCAGAAGCAGGCACCGCCATGGATATTCCCGCTCTCAATACTCGCACTCGTAGCTGCGACACTAGTGGGAATGTGGCTGACAGGAGCAGACGATCCCAGCAAGTGGTGGGAGACAGACTTCGCCACGGCACTAATGAATGCTGATGCCGCGACAGCACTACTCTGGGGCAGCTTTGCAGGCTACATTGCTGCAGCAGCACTGATACTAGCAACGGGCACACTATCACTGTCAAGGCTCATGGAGTACACTGTGCGTGGCATGTACCTAATGGTACTCGCCAACACCATACTGCTCCTAGCATGGAGCTTGAAATCGGCCGCAGATGCCGTGGGGACAGCAGACTACATAGTATCGACGGTGGCGGCGGCAGGAGTACATCCCTTCCTCATACCACCACTGATATTCGCAGCATCAGCATTCATATCCTTCACGACGGGGACGAGCTGGGGCACCTTCGCGATAATGATGCCCATAGCAATACCGTTAGCGTGGAAGCTGGCCATACAGCACGGCCTAGACCCAGCCACGACGGAGCTAGTAACCTATGCTGCGATAGCAAGCGTCTTCGCGGGAGGAGTATTTGGGGACCACTGCTCACCCATAAGCGACACGACGATAATGTCCTCGATGTTCACCGGCGCGGACCACATAGACCACGTGAACACACAGATACCCTACGCGCTAACCACCGCCGCCGTATCGCTCGTGCTGTACACCCTCTTCGCGGCAGGTATAACGCATCCAGCGATACTACTGCCAATCGGAGTAATCCTCCTCGCAGCACTACACAGACTGCTGAATATAAGCTATGCTAAGAGAAGGGGACTACCACCCGTAGTACCAAACTATGTACTGCAGGAAGTATGA
- the lysM gene encoding HTH-type transcriptional regulator LysM codes for MEKPLRLDEKDYRLLELLRRDARAPYSRLAEELGISESAVRKRIARLRKLGVIKRFTLEYDLPDEVIALVLVRTQPPIQAPEVSRKIMEHSHVDRVYEVTGEYDIVVIARARSTKDINEIIDYIRSIKGVVGTYTMIVLRSY; via the coding sequence ATGGAGAAGCCGCTGCGCCTAGACGAGAAGGACTATAGGCTGCTCGAGCTGCTCCGCCGCGACGCCAGGGCGCCCTACTCCAGGCTCGCCGAGGAGCTCGGCATCTCCGAGTCTGCTGTGCGTAAGAGGATTGCGAGGCTCAGGAAGCTCGGCGTAATAAAGCGGTTCACCCTGGAGTACGACCTGCCCGACGAGGTTATAGCGCTGGTGCTCGTTAGGACCCAGCCTCCCATCCAGGCGCCGGAGGTCTCGAGAAAGATCATGGAGCACTCGCACGTGGACCGGGTCTACGAGGTAACCGGCGAGTACGACATAGTCGTCATAGCCCGTGCACGGTCAACCAAGGACATCAACGAGATTATAGACTATATCCGCAGCATAAAGGGCGTAGTGGGAACATACACTATGATAGTCCTGCGCAGCTACTAG
- a CDS encoding PIN domain-containing protein — protein sequence MSSSGERIRILLDTTYLLPIVGIDVEGVEEALRVLERLYRLGRAEIYYTPFNILEIVGKLSKTSYDRKRVRLGLASIRETFRVTHPTVTGYLRALELRRKGFKDLIDLLLYETSRTRRLGFLTRDLSLIRFLEEVGEDTANIIYEEDFIRKRG from the coding sequence ATGAGCTCTTCGGGGGAGAGGATTAGAATACTATTGGACACGACGTATCTGCTACCGATAGTGGGGATAGACGTGGAGGGGGTGGAGGAGGCGCTGAGGGTGCTGGAGAGGCTGTATAGGCTGGGGAGGGCTGAGATCTACTATACGCCGTTCAACATACTCGAGATAGTGGGTAAGCTCTCGAAAACAAGCTATGACAGGAAGAGGGTGAGGCTCGGACTAGCATCTATCAGGGAGACGTTTAGGGTAACCCACCCCACGGTAACAGGGTACCTGAGGGCGCTGGAGCTACGCAGGAAGGGGTTCAAAGACCTCATAGACCTCCTCCTCTATGAGACTTCTAGGACGCGGAGACTGGGCTTCCTAACGAGAGACCTGAGCCTTATAAGATTCCTGGAGGAGGTGGGAGAAGACACAGCCAACATAATCTACGAGGAGGATTTCATTCGGAAACGCGGCTAG
- a CDS encoding AbrB/MazE/SpoVT family DNA-binding domain-containing protein: MGLVAKARVGRKNMLYIPKSIAEAVGIREGVVVRLRVRGGKVIMEVIPDPFELALRGPKFARTSFEEFERESEEVQDELFGGED; the protein is encoded by the coding sequence TTGGGTCTGGTTGCTAAAGCGCGTGTTGGTAGGAAGAACATGCTCTACATACCTAAGAGCATAGCTGAGGCTGTCGGTATAAGGGAGGGTGTTGTCGTGAGGTTAAGGGTGAGGGGTGGCAAGGTGATCATGGAGGTTATACCTGACCCCTTTGAGCTGGCGCTGAGGGGCCCTAAGTTTGCCAGGACGAGCTTCGAGGAGTTTGAAAGGGAGTCCGAGGAGGTGCAAGATGAGCTCTTCGGGGGAGAGGATTAG
- a CDS encoding type II toxin-antitoxin system VapC family toxin yields the protein MFVVDSSVYASILVRDEYYERARSFIMKHGKYELVTVATAYVEVANTLWKHTYLLRRIPEDSYRELRKAIVPLITASVTRIYEPTELLDEALDAAAEYQITVYDSLFVALALKTGAKLAGFDQKLRETLEAKGLKIVYTP from the coding sequence GTGTTCGTTGTAGACTCCTCAGTCTATGCCAGCATACTAGTCCGGGATGAGTACTACGAGAGGGCGCGCAGTTTCATCATGAAGCACGGTAAGTACGAGCTGGTAACAGTGGCTACCGCATACGTAGAGGTGGCTAACACTCTCTGGAAGCACACGTACCTGCTCAGGAGGATACCGGAGGACAGCTACAGGGAGCTAAGGAAAGCTATAGTACCCCTGATCACAGCCAGCGTAACCAGGATCTACGAGCCCACCGAGCTGCTAGACGAGGCCCTCGACGCAGCTGCAGAATACCAGATAACAGTGTACGATTCGCTCTTCGTGGCACTAGCACTAAAGACCGGGGCTAAGCTGGCGGGCTTCGATCAAAAGCTCCGGGAAACCCTAGAAGCCAAGGGCCTCAAAATCGTCTACACGCCATAG
- a CDS encoding nucleic acid-binding protein, which produces MNVIDASSLANYVLKEDNWIEVRRSLEKETVSVDHVLKEVANAI; this is translated from the coding sequence GTGAACGTCATTGACGCTTCCTCACTTGCAAATTATGTTCTCAAAGAGGATAACTGGATTGAGGTTAGGAGGAGCCTCGAAAAGGAGACAGTATCCGTAGACCACGTGTTAAAGGAGGTAGCCAATGCCATCTAG
- a CDS encoding CopG family transcriptional regulator: MLSIRIPRKLKEEMDKLKDAVDWPSEIRAFIEERVRMYRRIRALSEIDRILEELPETPRGLAARLVREDRERH; encoded by the coding sequence GTGCTGAGTATACGTATACCTAGGAAGCTGAAGGAGGAAATGGATAAGCTTAAAGACGCTGTTGACTGGCCATCGGAGATCAGGGCTTTTATCGAGGAGAGAGTCCGCATGTACCGGAGGATCAGGGCCCTCAGCGAGATTGACCGCATCCTAGAGGAGCTCCCGGAAACGCCTAGGGGTCTAGCTGCTAGGCTGGTGAGGGAGGACCGTGAACGTCATTGA
- a CDS encoding tRNA (adenine-N1)-methyltransferase has protein sequence MSGECCRDIVCEGCPVLLVIDERRRFIFRVRRGARLGSDRGVLRHDDVIGLPYGSRVRLSTGVEAVVLQPRLVDYMERGLERRSQVIYPKDHGLIVMLLDLRPGMRVLEVGVGSGYTTAVLASIVGPEGHVYSYEIRGDMAETARRNLERLGLLDRVTIRVRDARQGIDERDLDAAVVDMPDPWSILEHLHKALRPGAGAVFFMPAANQVARLLQALELSGAWTETRVYEVLLREYEARSDALRPRTTMIAHTGYILYTRKLQAQQT, from the coding sequence TTGAGTGGCGAGTGCTGCCGCGACATAGTCTGTGAGGGCTGCCCCGTCCTCCTTGTAATCGATGAGAGGAGGCGCTTCATCTTCCGTGTCCGGCGCGGCGCTAGGCTCGGCAGCGACCGTGGAGTACTACGCCACGACGACGTGATAGGCCTCCCCTACGGGTCGAGGGTGAGGCTCTCCACCGGCGTCGAGGCCGTGGTTCTCCAGCCACGCCTTGTCGACTATATGGAGCGGGGGCTTGAGAGGCGGAGCCAGGTCATATACCCGAAGGATCACGGCCTCATAGTGATGCTGCTGGATCTCAGGCCCGGCATGAGGGTCCTGGAGGTCGGCGTGGGGAGCGGCTATACCACGGCTGTCCTGGCATCGATAGTGGGGCCCGAGGGCCACGTCTACAGCTACGAGATAAGAGGGGACATGGCTGAGACGGCTCGCCGCAACCTAGAGAGGCTGGGCCTGCTCGACCGCGTAACGATACGGGTCCGCGACGCGAGGCAGGGGATAGACGAGAGAGACCTGGACGCCGCTGTCGTGGACATGCCCGACCCCTGGAGCATCCTGGAGCACCTACACAAAGCGCTGCGCCCAGGCGCTGGAGCAGTCTTCTTCATGCCTGCAGCGAACCAGGTGGCGAGACTTCTACAGGCGCTGGAGCTGAGCGGGGCCTGGACCGAGACCAGGGTCTACGAGGTACTGTTGCGCGAGTACGAGGCCAGGAGCGACGCGCTACGCCCCAGGACGACGATGATAGCCCACACGGGCTACATACTATACACGCGGAAGCTCCAAGCGCAGCAAACCTAA
- a CDS encoding zinc finger domain-containing protein has product MALELEVPRRQPSIVDATKLPMCASCGRPITPWEKGVAFVCPNCGEVVIWRCARCRKMGVVYRCPKCGFEGP; this is encoded by the coding sequence GTGGCGCTCGAGCTAGAGGTGCCGAGGAGGCAGCCAAGCATAGTTGACGCCACAAAGCTCCCGATGTGTGCAAGCTGTGGCCGCCCCATAACTCCCTGGGAGAAGGGCGTAGCTTTCGTCTGCCCCAACTGTGGCGAGGTAGTCATCTGGCGCTGCGCGCGCTGCAGGAAAATGGGCGTAGTGTACCGCTGCCCGAAGTGCGGCTTCGAGGGTCCATGA
- a CDS encoding elongation factor 1-beta has protein sequence MARVLVVTTVYPSSPEINLDELVEKIKSKLPSDYEITRYDKVPIAFGLNALKLYVIIPEESEGGTSKLEEILQSVEGVEEIEVEAVHRISEY, from the coding sequence ATGGCGAGAGTACTGGTCGTAACAACAGTCTACCCCTCAAGCCCAGAGATAAACCTGGACGAGCTTGTCGAGAAGATAAAGTCAAAGCTGCCAAGCGACTACGAGATAACTAGGTACGACAAGGTACCAATAGCCTTCGGCCTCAACGCCCTCAAGCTCTACGTGATAATCCCGGAGGAGAGCGAGGGCGGCACATCAAAGCTCGAGGAGATACTACAGAGCGTTGAGGGCGTCGAGGAGATAGAGGTAGAGGCCGTCCACAGGATATCAGAATACTAG
- a CDS encoding CDC48 family AAA ATPase, giving the protein MTSRRRKEVVLRVAEAKQRDVGKGKVRIDVDILRMIDAEPGDVVEIEGRKKTAAVAWPSYPEDRGQDIIRMDGLIRKNAGVSIGEKVIVRKAEVQPAITVKLAPANFSITIDAGFVNYVKKKLADYPVVEGDTVLVPVLNQSIPFVVIQTKPHGVVTITHDTNIIVLERPVEQGRIPRVTYEDIGGMRDIIQKVRELVELPLKHPEIFKRLGIEPPKGILLYGPPGVGKTLLAKAIANETNAYFIAINGPEIMSKYYGESEQRLREIFEEAKKHAPAIIFIDEIDAIAPKRDEVIGEVERRVVAQLLALMDGLESRGDVIVIAATNRPNALDPALRRPGRFDREIEIPLPDKQGRLEILQIHTRNMPLAEDVDLERLAELTRGFTGADLAALVREAAMHALRRYLPKIDLNQDRIPPEVLEEMEIRMEDFMAALREIVPSGLREIYIEVPEVRWDDIGGLEEAKQQLREAVEWPLKNPDIFRRMGVEPPKGILLFGPPGTGKTLLAKAAATESGANFIAVRGPEILSKWVGESEKMIREIFRKARQHAPAIIFFDEIDAIAQTRGVYDTSGVTYRIVNQLLAELDGIVPLSNVVVIAATNRPDILDPALLRPGRFDKIIYVPPPDTKARLEILRIHTRRMPLAEDVDLELIALRTEGYSGADLAALVREAAMLALREDINATKVHMRHFLKALEIVRPSITPEMVKFYEEWYQQARQQLPGSRLVKVKPTLFT; this is encoded by the coding sequence ATGACGTCTAGGCGTAGGAAGGAGGTCGTGCTGAGGGTCGCTGAGGCTAAGCAGCGAGACGTAGGCAAGGGCAAGGTCAGGATAGACGTCGACATACTCCGTATGATAGATGCAGAGCCGGGCGACGTTGTGGAGATCGAGGGCCGGAAGAAGACTGCAGCTGTCGCGTGGCCGAGCTACCCGGAGGACCGGGGCCAGGACATAATTAGGATGGACGGGCTGATTAGGAAGAACGCCGGCGTCAGCATAGGAGAGAAAGTCATCGTCCGCAAGGCTGAGGTACAACCAGCCATAACCGTCAAGCTTGCACCTGCAAACTTCTCGATAACCATTGATGCCGGCTTTGTAAACTACGTGAAGAAAAAGTTGGCAGACTACCCGGTAGTCGAGGGCGACACGGTTCTTGTGCCAGTTCTAAACCAGTCCATACCCTTCGTTGTAATCCAGACAAAGCCCCACGGCGTAGTAACAATAACACACGATACCAACATAATCGTGTTAGAGAGGCCTGTGGAGCAGGGTAGGATACCAAGAGTCACGTACGAGGATATCGGTGGAATGAGGGATATAATCCAGAAGGTGCGTGAACTAGTCGAGCTGCCCCTAAAGCACCCAGAGATATTCAAGAGGCTCGGCATCGAGCCGCCGAAGGGTATACTGCTCTATGGCCCGCCGGGCGTGGGCAAGACCCTGCTGGCAAAGGCGATAGCGAACGAGACCAACGCGTACTTCATCGCTATTAACGGCCCAGAGATCATGAGCAAGTACTATGGCGAGAGCGAGCAGAGGCTGAGAGAAATCTTCGAGGAGGCAAAGAAGCACGCTCCAGCCATAATATTCATAGACGAGATTGACGCTATCGCGCCGAAGAGGGACGAGGTTATAGGCGAGGTTGAGAGGCGAGTCGTAGCCCAGCTCCTAGCGCTGATGGATGGCCTTGAGAGCCGCGGCGACGTGATAGTGATAGCCGCTACTAATAGGCCGAATGCTCTCGACCCCGCGCTGCGCAGGCCAGGCAGGTTCGACAGGGAGATAGAGATACCGTTGCCCGACAAGCAGGGCCGCCTGGAGATACTCCAGATACACACCCGGAACATGCCGCTAGCCGAGGACGTCGACCTGGAGAGGCTCGCGGAGCTAACCCGCGGCTTCACAGGCGCAGACCTAGCAGCCCTCGTCAGAGAGGCAGCGATGCACGCGCTGCGCCGCTACCTGCCAAAGATAGACCTGAACCAGGACCGTATACCGCCCGAGGTCCTAGAGGAGATGGAGATAAGAATGGAGGACTTCATGGCAGCGCTGAGGGAGATAGTGCCCAGCGGCCTCAGGGAGATATATATCGAGGTACCAGAGGTACGCTGGGACGATATCGGAGGGCTTGAGGAGGCTAAGCAGCAGCTAAGGGAGGCTGTCGAATGGCCACTAAAGAACCCAGACATCTTCCGCCGCATGGGCGTCGAGCCGCCGAAGGGTATACTGCTCTTTGGCCCACCTGGTACGGGTAAGACGCTCCTCGCTAAGGCTGCTGCGACGGAGAGTGGAGCCAACTTCATAGCGGTAAGAGGACCCGAAATACTCAGCAAATGGGTAGGCGAAAGCGAGAAGATGATAAGGGAGATATTCAGGAAGGCCCGGCAGCACGCGCCCGCGATAATCTTCTTCGACGAGATAGACGCGATAGCCCAGACAAGGGGAGTATACGATACCAGCGGGGTAACCTACCGTATCGTGAACCAGCTGCTGGCAGAGCTAGACGGCATAGTCCCCCTGAGCAACGTTGTCGTGATAGCTGCCACTAATAGGCCAGACATCCTCGACCCAGCACTGCTGAGGCCAGGCAGGTTCGACAAGATAATCTATGTGCCACCACCCGACACCAAGGCCAGGCTCGAGATACTGAGGATACACACGAGGAGGATGCCGCTGGCAGAGGACGTAGACCTCGAGCTAATCGCGCTGAGGACAGAGGGCTACAGCGGTGCAGACCTAGCAGCACTAGTGAGAGAGGCAGCGATGTTAGCGCTGAGGGAGGACATAAACGCCACCAAGGTACACATGAGGCACTTCCTCAAAGCTCTGGAGATCGTGAGGCCAAGCATAACACCCGAGATGGTGAAGTTCTACGAGGAGTGGTACCAGCAGGCGCGCCAGCAGCTACCAGGCAGCAGGCTGGTAAAGGTAAAGCCGACACTCTTCACTTAA
- a CDS encoding PIN domain-containing protein encodes MRRSRRQSKKLLTKPLLPDTNVLVYETVEDSPHHEEAANIIDAAAKIILPSIVVHEYIWVMVKKLGVPPGFVTRKLQEYLEDPRTRYLAEPPTALYQALRLLEEHSASPREVNDYIILATAMYHGTVLATFDEKLRKLAQKLGVETTP; translated from the coding sequence TTGAGGAGATCGAGGAGGCAATCGAAGAAGCTCTTGACGAAGCCACTTCTCCCTGACACTAACGTACTCGTCTACGAGACGGTCGAAGACAGTCCACACCATGAAGAGGCTGCCAACATCATAGACGCTGCGGCCAAGATCATACTCCCATCAATAGTAGTCCACGAATATATCTGGGTCATGGTAAAGAAGCTTGGGGTGCCACCAGGCTTCGTGACGCGGAAGCTCCAGGAGTACCTTGAGGACCCGCGAACTAGGTATCTGGCAGAACCTCCCACGGCGCTGTACCAGGCCCTCAGACTGTTAGAAGAGCACAGTGCCAGTCCACGCGAGGTTAACGATTACATAATACTCGCCACAGCCATGTACCACGGCACTGTACTGGCAACATTCGACGAAAAGCTGAGAAAACTCGCCCAGAAACTAGGAGTAGAGACTACCCCATAG
- a CDS encoding AbrB/MazE/SpoVT family DNA-binding domain-containing protein gives MGEIVKVTRNYQVTIPATVRAKANIREGDLVEVLYDEDEGVIKIIPVRRKRLTIRLGRRITVEEIEEAIEEALDEATSP, from the coding sequence TTGGGTGAAATAGTTAAAGTTACACGTAACTACCAGGTCACAATACCTGCCACGGTAAGAGCAAAGGCCAATATAAGGGAAGGTGACCTTGTAGAGGTGCTGTACGACGAAGATGAGGGCGTGATCAAGATCATCCCTGTTAGACGTAAGAGGCTCACAATACGGCTTGGGAGGAGGATAACAGTTGAGGAGATCGAGGAGGCAATCGAAGAAGCTCTTGACGAAGCCACTTCTCCCTGA